In one Pseudodesulfovibrio tunisiensis genomic region, the following are encoded:
- a CDS encoding MinD/ParA family protein, with the protein MSSKLPMVLSVTSGKGGVGKTNISVNLAYTLSTLGKKVMLLDADLGLANVDVILGLAPEYNLFHLFHQDVTLDKVLYDTPYGFPILPASSGVSEMVDLDRGQKLDLLDAMDTLDDEIDYLIVDTGAGINENVLYFNMAVQERLLVMTPEPTSLTDAYALIKVLKLNHGVEKFRVLVNMVKDQRTAKDVYIKLANACDHFLSGVSLDLVGFIPYDTNVRKAVISQTPFCHKFAKTPASVAIRQAAQKINSWRVTPNTDGNIKFFWKKLLFQEQSVA; encoded by the coding sequence ATGAGTTCCAAACTCCCGATGGTCCTTTCCGTCACCTCTGGCAAAGGGGGAGTCGGCAAGACCAACATATCCGTGAATCTCGCGTACACCCTGAGCACCCTCGGCAAGAAGGTGATGCTGCTGGATGCGGATCTCGGCCTTGCCAACGTGGACGTCATTCTGGGCCTTGCCCCGGAATACAACCTGTTCCACCTCTTTCATCAGGACGTGACTCTGGACAAGGTCCTGTACGACACGCCATACGGTTTTCCCATCCTTCCGGCCTCTTCCGGAGTCAGTGAAATGGTGGATCTGGACCGGGGTCAGAAACTCGACCTTCTGGATGCCATGGACACCCTTGACGACGAGATAGACTACCTCATCGTGGACACCGGGGCGGGCATCAATGAAAACGTACTGTATTTCAACATGGCCGTGCAGGAACGACTGCTGGTCATGACTCCGGAGCCCACGTCCCTGACCGACGCCTATGCCCTGATCAAGGTGCTGAAGCTCAACCACGGCGTGGAAAAATTCCGGGTGCTGGTCAACATGGTCAAGGACCAGAGAACGGCCAAGGACGTGTACATCAAGCTGGCGAATGCCTGCGACCACTTCCTGAGCGGCGTATCCCTGGATCTGGTCGGCTTCATTCCCTACGACACCAATGTTCGAAAGGCTGTGATCTCACAGACCCCTTTCTGCCACAAGTTTGCCAAGACCCCGGCAAGCGTGGCAATTCGGCAGGCGGCCCAGAAAATCAACTCCTGGCGGGTGACACCGAATACTGATGGCAATATCAAGTTTTTCTGGAAAAAACTCCTCTTCCAGGAGCAGTCCGTGGCGTGA
- a CDS encoding flagellar basal body-associated FliL family protein has translation MVLLVPDDTEETTAALAEDVSEESGQQPKAQLDDSEASRAAQKVDLDLDDAPFLEAEEEDELPLEEEHETPLFEEEKPEKSNLAALLGNKLVWAAAVIVILLAVIAILLLREPEVVEVPVEVPPVAQPETPAEPVVPESQDILVRLDPFLVEQKDDKGQVRFLEVRLVLTTPDDGLARQFKQETYTVRNAVYYYLKNKDLQFLSDKKNSDRLKKELLAVINQYMGFGQFETLLFEQYLVR, from the coding sequence ATGGTCCTGCTGGTCCCGGACGATACCGAGGAAACCACCGCGGCTCTTGCCGAAGACGTGTCGGAGGAGTCCGGGCAGCAGCCCAAGGCCCAACTGGACGACAGCGAAGCCAGCCGGGCCGCGCAAAAGGTCGATCTCGACCTGGATGACGCGCCCTTTCTCGAGGCAGAGGAAGAAGACGAACTGCCTCTGGAAGAGGAGCACGAAACCCCTCTTTTCGAAGAGGAAAAACCGGAAAAATCGAATCTGGCGGCCCTGCTCGGCAACAAGCTCGTGTGGGCCGCAGCTGTTATCGTCATTCTGCTCGCTGTCATCGCCATCCTCCTGCTCCGCGAACCCGAAGTCGTGGAAGTTCCCGTTGAAGTTCCCCCTGTCGCCCAGCCGGAAACGCCTGCGGAACCGGTTGTTCCGGAATCCCAGGATATTCTGGTCCGACTCGATCCGTTTCTGGTGGAACAGAAGGACGACAAGGGGCAGGTCCGATTCCTGGAAGTCCGGCTTGTGCTGACAACGCCCGATGACGGTCTTGCTCGTCAGTTCAAGCAGGAGACCTACACGGTAAGAAATGCCGTGTATTATTACCTCAAGAATAAGGATTTGCAGTTCCTGTCCGATAAGAAGAACAGCGACAGACTGAAAAAGGAACTGCTTGCGGTCATCAACCAATACATGGGATTTGGCCAGTTCGAGACGCTTCTTTTCGAACAATACCTTGTGAGGTAG
- the prmC gene encoding peptide chain release factor N(5)-glutamine methyltransferase, whose protein sequence is MAFSIRELLARCEADLLRKGVDSPRLSAELLLAEALDCTRLRLVMDHDRVVPSEQQQAFEALWQRRAVGEPVAYILGTREFYGLDFDVNSDTLIPRPETEHIIEAVEAAFPHDASFRFVDFGTGSGAIAVTLATLFPRARGVAVDMSSGALCTARCNAEHHNVTGRLAFVRADFTRPLFSDGIFDLVVSNPPYVTESEYAEASREVTGFEPATALLGGEDGLDLVRDLVPLVGDVLKPGGLFLMEIGYRQGDGVKKILSGQDQQFRCVEVLPDLAGLDRVARARKL, encoded by the coding sequence ATGGCGTTTTCCATTCGGGAACTTCTGGCCCGTTGTGAAGCTGATTTGCTGCGGAAAGGCGTGGATTCTCCTCGCCTTTCCGCAGAATTGCTTTTGGCCGAGGCCTTGGACTGCACGCGTTTGCGGCTTGTCATGGACCATGATCGCGTGGTTCCGTCCGAACAGCAGCAGGCGTTTGAGGCCTTGTGGCAACGCAGGGCCGTCGGCGAACCCGTGGCCTACATTCTTGGAACCCGCGAATTCTATGGTCTGGACTTTGACGTCAATTCCGATACGCTCATTCCGAGACCCGAGACCGAGCACATCATCGAAGCGGTGGAAGCCGCATTCCCTCATGACGCATCCTTTCGGTTCGTGGATTTCGGTACCGGGTCCGGAGCCATTGCCGTGACTCTGGCGACCCTGTTTCCTCGGGCAAGGGGGGTGGCCGTGGACATGAGCTCCGGCGCGCTGTGCACGGCCCGTTGCAATGCCGAGCATCACAACGTCACTGGCCGACTCGCCTTTGTCCGAGCGGACTTTACCCGTCCGTTGTTTTCGGACGGGATTTTCGACTTGGTCGTGTCCAATCCTCCATATGTCACGGAATCCGAATATGCCGAGGCAAGTCGAGAGGTTACTGGATTCGAACCCGCCACGGCCCTGCTGGGCGGCGAGGATGGACTGGACCTTGTTCGGGACCTTGTCCCGCTCGTTGGCGATGTACTGAAGCCGGGCGGATTGTTTCTGATGGAGATCGGATACCGGCAAGGGGATGGGGTAAAAAAAATACTGTCCGGACAGGATCAGCAATTTCGTTGCGTTGAGGTGCTTCCGGACCTTGCCGGGCTGGACAGGGTGGCTCGCGCACGAAAATTATAA
- a CDS encoding M23 family metallopeptidase: protein MLFRKYHIVVFKDKQGSCKKFQVRGWLLASLFILVVGLTAGNVVLWKDYAHYTRLEKCLNLSEKTVQEQKTQLLSLSQKITGLQKNLSRIRDFDSKLRVMINLDQDGNQSSAPKGGPTDENFTKGYLPLYRQELLARKMHEFLRQLNVEARLEEVRQQEIVHTLRNNQNILESTPSIWPTSGWVTSGFAWRTSPFTGKREFHKGIDISAPRGTPIYAPARGTVSFAGRDGSYGMSIRMKHNPSLSTRFAHLHRIAVTPGKIVTRGELIGYVGNTGRSTGPHLHYEVRLNGVPVNPKRYILN, encoded by the coding sequence ATGCTTTTCAGAAAATATCATATTGTCGTCTTCAAGGACAAACAGGGTTCCTGCAAAAAATTTCAGGTTCGGGGATGGCTGCTGGCCTCCCTGTTCATACTGGTTGTCGGCCTGACTGCGGGCAACGTCGTGCTCTGGAAGGACTATGCCCACTATACCCGTCTGGAAAAATGCCTGAACCTTTCCGAAAAGACCGTTCAGGAGCAGAAGACCCAGCTCCTGAGCCTTTCCCAGAAGATAACCGGTCTCCAGAAAAACCTGTCCCGCATCCGGGACTTCGATTCCAAGCTTCGCGTCATGATCAATCTGGATCAGGACGGCAATCAGAGCAGTGCCCCCAAGGGCGGTCCCACGGACGAAAATTTCACCAAGGGCTATCTCCCCCTTTACCGGCAGGAACTGCTCGCCCGGAAAATGCATGAGTTCCTGCGTCAGCTCAACGTCGAAGCCCGGCTTGAGGAAGTCCGCCAGCAGGAAATCGTGCATACTCTTCGCAACAACCAGAACATCCTCGAATCCACGCCGTCCATCTGGCCCACTTCCGGTTGGGTGACTTCGGGATTCGCATGGCGCACCTCGCCCTTCACCGGCAAACGCGAATTTCACAAGGGCATCGACATTTCCGCCCCGCGCGGAACGCCCATCTACGCCCCGGCCCGGGGCACGGTTTCCTTTGCCGGACGCGACGGCTCCTACGGCATGAGCATCAGGATGAAGCACAACCCGAGCCTGAGCACGCGATTTGCACACCTTCACCGCATTGCCGTCACTCCCGGCAAGATAGTGACGCGGGGCGAACTCATCGGCTATGTGGGCAATACCGGCCGAAGCACCGGTCCCCATCTGCATTACGAAGTCAGGCTGAACGGCGTCCCGGTCAACCCCAAACGCTACATCCTGAACTAG
- the fliR gene encoding flagellar biosynthetic protein FliR has product MDIFNFSPNEVLSFFLTLLRMSIVLFLLPFFGSQSAPKTVKAALLLVLAMAVWPQLSFPAELMPASPWEVLVMFIGEVLLGLTLALAVNIFFAAIQTGGQIMGFQMGFAMVNVVDPVTGVSNAVTAHFLYMCTMLTFLVLNGHLFLLKAVGESFALVPPGGLLVTPELAKNMFAFSENIFILAIKIAAPIMASVFVVDLALAVISRAAPQMHVLVLGFPVKIAVGFLFLGMIFMIMSNYTGDFIQQMGPLLRNFMRAGVPAP; this is encoded by the coding sequence ATGGACATTTTCAATTTCAGCCCGAACGAAGTTCTCAGCTTTTTCCTGACTCTGCTCAGGATGAGCATCGTACTCTTCCTTCTGCCGTTCTTCGGGAGCCAATCCGCACCCAAGACCGTGAAGGCCGCGCTGCTGCTGGTGCTGGCAATGGCGGTCTGGCCCCAGTTGTCCTTCCCCGCCGAACTCATGCCTGCAAGTCCCTGGGAAGTTCTCGTCATGTTCATCGGTGAAGTCCTGCTCGGGCTGACGCTGGCCCTCGCCGTGAACATCTTTTTCGCAGCCATTCAGACCGGTGGCCAGATCATGGGCTTTCAAATGGGTTTTGCCATGGTCAATGTCGTGGACCCGGTAACCGGTGTCAGCAATGCGGTCACGGCCCACTTCCTCTACATGTGCACCATGCTGACCTTTCTTGTGCTCAACGGTCACCTGTTTCTGCTCAAGGCCGTGGGGGAAAGCTTTGCTCTGGTTCCCCCGGGGGGCCTGCTTGTCACGCCGGAACTTGCCAAGAACATGTTCGCCTTTTCCGAAAACATCTTCATTCTGGCCATCAAGATAGCCGCGCCCATCATGGCTTCGGTCTTTGTGGTCGATCTGGCGCTGGCCGTCATTTCCCGCGCAGCTCCCCAGATGCACGTTCTGGTGCTTGGCTTTCCCGTCAAAATAGCCGTGGGCTTTCTTTTTCTGGGCATGATATTCATGATCATGTCCAACTATACCGGGGACTTCATCCAGCAAATGGGGCCACTTCTCCGCAATTTCATGCGCGCCGGCGTTCCGGCACCGTAA
- the lpxC gene encoding UDP-3-O-acyl-N-acetylglucosamine deacetylase: MLQTTIHTSVRCTGIGLHSGKQVELVLRPAPEDTGILFSLRSDSGTTFLTPNPSLVVETGLATVLGDGHATVATVEHLMAAVRGMGIDNIQIEVMGREVPIMDGSAAPFVYLLKQAGVRRQAKPRQVMAIRKNVNFEQDGKYVKARPYDGFRVDYTIEFAHPTIGTQRLVREITPENFAADVAKARTFGFLKEVDYLHANGLALGGSLDNAVVLDEYGVINAEGLRFKDEFVRHKMLDFVGDLAVYGLPIQGHFEIFASGHALNNAFLRHLDANRDMYLEHKVLPVPVEAEQPETQEILEPVGALA; the protein is encoded by the coding sequence ATGCTACAAACCACAATACATACATCGGTTCGCTGCACCGGCATCGGACTTCACAGTGGGAAACAGGTTGAGCTCGTGCTTCGTCCCGCTCCCGAAGATACCGGCATTCTCTTTTCCCTGCGCAGCGATTCCGGTACCACCTTTCTGACTCCCAACCCGTCCCTGGTCGTGGAAACCGGTCTGGCCACGGTGCTTGGTGATGGTCATGCTACCGTCGCCACTGTCGAGCATCTCATGGCTGCTGTCCGGGGCATGGGTATAGACAATATTCAGATTGAGGTCATGGGCCGCGAAGTGCCCATCATGGATGGCAGCGCCGCTCCCTTTGTCTATCTGCTCAAGCAGGCTGGCGTACGTCGTCAGGCCAAACCTCGTCAGGTCATGGCCATCAGGAAGAACGTGAATTTCGAGCAGGACGGCAAGTATGTCAAGGCTCGGCCCTACGACGGCTTCCGCGTGGACTACACCATTGAGTTTGCTCATCCCACCATCGGCACGCAGCGACTGGTCCGCGAGATCACCCCGGAAAATTTCGCTGCTGATGTGGCCAAGGCCAGAACGTTCGGCTTTCTCAAGGAAGTGGACTATCTGCATGCGAACGGCTTGGCTCTGGGCGGTTCACTCGACAATGCCGTGGTGTTGGACGAATACGGTGTCATCAATGCCGAAGGCCTGCGCTTCAAGGACGAGTTCGTCCGGCACAAGATGCTGGATTTCGTCGGCGACTTGGCTGTCTACGGCCTGCCCATTCAGGGGCATTTCGAGATTTTTGCTTCCGGCCATGCCCTGAACAACGCGTTTCTTCGGCATCTGGATGCCAACAGGGACATGTATCTGGAACACAAGGTTCTGCCGGTGCCCGTGGAAGCGGAGCAGCCCGAGACCCAGGAAATTCTGGAGCCTGTCGGGGCGTTGGCGTAA
- the flhA gene encoding flagellar biosynthesis protein FlhA, whose amino-acid sequence MAQNATGKASALNIDYNKFAKQGDVLLAAGVVTILFVMLVPLPTPFIDFMLTVSISLGLVVLITSMFMESPLEFSIFPSLLLVTTLLRLALNVATTRAILLHGDEGTNAAGSVIQSFGEFVVGGNYVIGIVIFMILFILNKSVIVSGTTRIAEVAARFTLDAMPGKQMAIEADLNAGLIEEDEARKQRELIRREADFYGAMDGAGKFVSGDVKAGMMITGINIIGGFLIGIIQKDMHWMDAAQTYTLLTIGDGLVATIPSLIISTSTGIIVSRAAAAEAKMGEEFLGQLTFHHRALKLVSIILLIFAIVPGMPTIPFMFLSAIIFGIAKLSQKQHAEFSPDEENGKKQDMPTLDTPEEVQALLPLDQLELEVGYGLIPLVDEEQSGNLLSRIRSIRRQFALDMGVVIPSLHLRDNLQLKPGEYRVLVKGNPVAQAELLIDHHLAMDPGDARHRIQGVETVEPAFNLPAIWIPEAQKEEAMLAGYTVVDPSTVVATHLTEVFRRNLGEFLGRQEVQELLDNLSKRAPKAVESLVPGILSLGAVQKVLQSLVQENVSIRDLLTIVETLADYGVATQDPNQLTEYVRARMSRTIVKPYLGEDGTLPIITLGHQIDQTLTSAMRPAEQGGYIALEPGMAQQIIQRINDATDNAFVADGQPILLVSPQLRSQLAQLLTRFIPTLPVISQAEIPADVKIQSIATVEF is encoded by the coding sequence ATGGCTCAAAACGCCACAGGCAAAGCATCGGCTCTCAATATCGATTACAACAAATTCGCCAAACAGGGCGATGTGCTTCTCGCTGCCGGTGTCGTGACGATTCTGTTCGTCATGCTTGTGCCGCTTCCCACCCCGTTCATCGACTTCATGCTTACCGTGAGCATCTCCCTTGGGCTGGTCGTTCTCATCACGTCCATGTTCATGGAATCGCCCCTTGAATTTTCCATTTTTCCGTCACTGCTGCTGGTCACCACCCTGCTTCGCCTCGCTCTCAACGTGGCCACCACCCGCGCCATTCTCCTGCATGGCGACGAGGGTACGAACGCGGCAGGCTCGGTCATCCAGAGTTTCGGGGAATTCGTTGTCGGCGGCAATTACGTCATCGGCATCGTCATCTTCATGATCCTGTTCATCCTCAACAAATCGGTCATCGTCTCCGGTACCACACGCATCGCCGAGGTCGCCGCCCGATTCACACTGGACGCCATGCCCGGCAAGCAGATGGCCATCGAAGCCGATCTGAATGCCGGACTCATCGAGGAGGACGAAGCCCGCAAACAGCGTGAACTCATCCGCCGCGAGGCCGACTTCTACGGCGCCATGGACGGTGCAGGCAAATTCGTTTCCGGCGACGTGAAAGCCGGCATGATGATTACGGGCATCAATATCATCGGCGGCTTCCTCATCGGCATCATCCAAAAGGACATGCACTGGATGGACGCGGCCCAGACCTATACCCTGCTGACCATCGGTGACGGTCTGGTGGCAACAATCCCATCCCTGATCATCTCCACGTCCACGGGTATCATCGTTTCCCGCGCCGCCGCAGCCGAAGCCAAGATGGGCGAGGAATTCCTCGGCCAGTTGACCTTCCATCACAGAGCGCTGAAACTCGTGTCCATCATTCTGCTCATTTTCGCCATTGTCCCGGGCATGCCCACCATTCCCTTCATGTTCCTGTCCGCAATCATCTTCGGCATAGCCAAGCTGTCCCAAAAGCAGCACGCCGAGTTTTCTCCGGACGAAGAAAATGGCAAAAAGCAGGACATGCCCACTCTGGACACTCCCGAGGAAGTGCAGGCCCTGCTGCCGCTGGATCAACTGGAACTGGAAGTAGGCTACGGCCTGATTCCGCTGGTGGACGAGGAACAGAGCGGCAACCTGCTTTCACGCATCCGCTCCATCCGCCGCCAGTTCGCACTGGACATGGGCGTGGTCATTCCTTCGCTCCATCTTCGCGACAACCTGCAACTCAAGCCCGGCGAATACCGCGTGCTTGTCAAGGGCAACCCCGTGGCGCAGGCCGAACTGCTCATCGATCACCATCTGGCCATGGACCCAGGCGACGCCAGACATCGCATTCAGGGCGTGGAAACCGTGGAACCCGCCTTCAACCTGCCCGCCATCTGGATTCCCGAGGCACAGAAGGAAGAAGCCATGCTTGCGGGCTACACCGTGGTGGACCCCTCCACCGTGGTCGCCACCCACCTCACGGAAGTCTTCCGCCGCAACCTCGGCGAATTTCTGGGCCGTCAGGAAGTTCAGGAACTGCTGGACAATCTGTCCAAGCGCGCTCCCAAGGCCGTGGAAAGCCTTGTCCCGGGCATCCTCTCTCTGGGCGCGGTGCAGAAGGTGCTCCAGTCTCTGGTGCAGGAAAACGTATCCATTCGCGACCTGCTGACCATCGTGGAAACGCTGGCCGACTACGGCGTGGCGACTCAGGACCCGAACCAGCTCACGGAATACGTCCGGGCGCGCATGAGCCGCACCATCGTCAAACCCTACCTCGGCGAGGACGGAACTCTCCCCATCATCACGCTGGGGCACCAGATCGACCAGACCCTGACCAGTGCCATGCGGCCAGCCGAACAGGGCGGATACATCGCTCTGGAACCCGGCATGGCCCAGCAGATCATCCAGCGCATCAACGATGCAACCGACAACGCCTTTGTCGCGGACGGGCAACCCATCCTGCTGGTATCGCCGCAGCTCAGAAGCCAGCTTGCCCAGTTGCTGACCCGGTTCATCCCGACCCTGCCGGTAATCTCACAGGCCGAGATTCCCGCCGATGTCAAAATTCAGTCTATCGCAACCGTTGAATTCTAG
- the flhB gene encoding flagellar biosynthesis protein FlhB has product MAERDPSKTEKATGKRRKKTRQDGNVPKSGEMSKVIVILAGVIIMRLLIGYFHEELSRIFRWAFSENLTNLEVDPSRAYSLFLWGIKEMAKLMLPILLFVAFVSWLSMRIQVGKLWTTKAMRPKFAQMFNITKALKKLLISPKAFVRLGRSILQAVAVGIAPYIVIKQEYPNFLPLFHASPEGIAAYILSLGYKMVCYALVPMLIIAIADIWYTRWDYEEKIKMTKDEVKDERKQAEGDPKIKAQQQRKMMEVMARRMMQDVPRADVIVTNPTHYAVALRYDALEAPAPVVLAKGVNNLAERIKEVARENNVPIEPNPPLARALYKQVEIGDTIPEELFQAVAALLSKLEKFKRPH; this is encoded by the coding sequence ATGGCGGAGCGCGATCCGAGTAAAACGGAAAAAGCCACAGGCAAACGCCGAAAAAAGACACGGCAGGACGGCAATGTCCCCAAAAGCGGGGAAATGAGTAAAGTCATTGTAATCCTTGCTGGTGTCATCATAATGCGTTTGCTCATAGGCTATTTCCACGAAGAGCTTTCCCGCATATTCAGATGGGCATTCAGCGAGAACCTAACCAATCTGGAGGTTGACCCGAGCCGAGCGTATTCGCTGTTCCTGTGGGGCATCAAGGAAATGGCCAAACTCATGTTGCCGATCCTGTTGTTCGTGGCCTTCGTCAGTTGGCTGAGCATGCGCATCCAGGTCGGCAAGCTCTGGACCACCAAGGCAATGCGCCCGAAATTTGCCCAGATGTTCAACATCACAAAGGCCCTCAAGAAGCTGCTGATCAGCCCCAAGGCCTTTGTCCGCCTTGGACGAAGCATTCTTCAGGCAGTCGCTGTAGGGATTGCGCCGTACATTGTCATCAAGCAGGAATACCCGAATTTTCTTCCATTATTTCACGCTTCTCCTGAAGGAATTGCGGCATACATCCTCTCCCTTGGATACAAGATGGTCTGCTACGCGCTGGTCCCCATGCTCATCATTGCCATTGCCGACATCTGGTATACGCGCTGGGATTACGAGGAAAAGATCAAGATGACCAAGGACGAGGTCAAGGACGAACGCAAGCAGGCCGAAGGCGACCCCAAGATCAAGGCGCAGCAGCAGAGAAAGATGATGGAAGTCATGGCGCGCCGCATGATGCAGGACGTGCCCAGAGCCGACGTCATCGTGACCAACCCCACCCACTACGCCGTGGCGCTCAGGTATGATGCGCTGGAAGCCCCGGCTCCGGTGGTCCTTGCCAAGGGTGTGAACAACCTTGCCGAACGCATCAAGGAAGTCGCACGGGAAAACAATGTTCCCATCGAACCCAACCCCCCGTTGGCACGCGCCTTGTATAAACAGGTTGAGATCGGGGACACGATCCCGGAGGAACTTTTTCAGGCTGTTGCGGCGCTTCTGTCCAAACTCGAGAAATTCAAGCGCCCCCATTGA
- a CDS encoding chemotaxis response regulator CheY, translating into MAADTSMRILVVDDFSTMRKIIKNILRQLGFTNIVEADDGTTAWDVLNKDNIDFIVSDWNMPKMSGIELLRKVRGSEEYADIPFLMVTAEAQQENIIEAVQAKVSNYIVKPFTPETLAQKIEKIFG; encoded by the coding sequence ATGGCTGCCGACACTTCCATGCGCATCCTTGTCGTGGATGACTTCTCCACCATGCGGAAGATTATCAAGAACATCCTCCGCCAGCTGGGGTTCACCAACATCGTGGAAGCCGACGACGGCACCACCGCTTGGGATGTCCTGAACAAGGATAACATCGATTTCATCGTATCCGACTGGAACATGCCGAAAATGTCCGGCATCGAACTGCTTCGCAAGGTACGCGGCAGCGAGGAATATGCCGACATCCCCTTCCTGATGGTCACTGCGGAAGCCCAGCAGGAAAACATCATCGAAGCCGTTCAGGCCAAGGTGTCCAACTACATCGTCAAGCCGTTCACCCCGGAAACACTGGCTCAGAAAATCGAAAAGATCTTCGGCTAG
- a CDS encoding flagellar biosynthesis protein FlhF yields MKTFRAATATQAFAKVKADLGRDAVILSNTTVEEDGRKCCEVVAAIDSIPEPATQATKEDFLEGALSGSTGWQREWSQIKGHILALMKPQMDLNKLYPKHRIALEYLEREDVGEHVIMQAYCGLTQNPDSSVLSVLNKFAAARPLESERWDTRFHAFAGPNGAGKTSTLIRFALREGRRNPRSRICVATADSSRGKGRLELRHYAELSGFDYMEIVTRDDFASLRKKAHRYDLVLLDIPGLSARTNLEEWLALYGMTQAEDMAIHLVLNPYYSAGQLDRFIEKYKSPRLASVIWTKLDEACTFGAIMNMAFASGLPVSALSFGSGLKNSIKPATKEMIWRLIFMRKLPNGEIQP; encoded by the coding sequence ATGAAGACATTCAGAGCCGCCACTGCCACGCAGGCTTTTGCCAAGGTCAAGGCAGATCTGGGCAGAGACGCCGTCATCCTGTCCAACACCACGGTGGAAGAGGACGGCAGAAAATGCTGCGAAGTCGTTGCCGCGATCGACTCGATCCCCGAACCCGCGACTCAGGCGACCAAGGAGGACTTCCTTGAAGGCGCACTTTCCGGCTCCACGGGCTGGCAACGCGAATGGTCGCAGATCAAGGGCCACATTCTGGCGCTCATGAAACCCCAGATGGACCTGAACAAGCTCTATCCCAAACATCGCATCGCCCTGGAGTATCTCGAGCGCGAAGACGTGGGCGAGCACGTGATCATGCAGGCCTACTGCGGTCTCACGCAGAATCCGGACAGTTCGGTGCTCTCGGTGCTGAACAAATTTGCCGCGGCCCGCCCTCTGGAATCCGAAAGATGGGACACCAGATTTCATGCCTTTGCCGGTCCGAACGGCGCAGGCAAGACTTCCACGCTCATCCGGTTCGCGCTCAGGGAAGGCAGGCGCAATCCCCGCAGCCGCATCTGCGTGGCAACGGCAGACAGCAGCCGAGGCAAAGGCAGGCTGGAACTGCGGCACTATGCCGAACTTTCCGGTTTCGATTACATGGAAATCGTGACCCGGGACGATTTTGCCTCCCTACGCAAAAAGGCGCACCGCTATGATCTCGTACTGCTCGACATTCCCGGACTTTCCGCCAGGACCAACCTCGAGGAATGGCTGGCACTCTACGGAATGACGCAGGCCGAGGACATGGCCATTCACCTCGTACTCAACCCGTATTACAGCGCGGGACAGCTCGACCGCTTCATCGAAAAATATAAAAGTCCGAGACTTGCAAGCGTTATCTGGACGAAACTCGACGAAGCCTGTACATTCGGAGCCATAATGAACATGGCGTTCGCCAGCGGGCTGCCCGTGTCGGCCCTTTCGTTCGGCTCCGGCTTGAAGAACAGCATCAAGCCGGCCACCAAGGAAATGATCTGGCGGCTCATCTTTATGCGCAAACTGCCCAACGGCGAAATTCAACCTTAA
- a CDS encoding FliA/WhiG family RNA polymerase sigma factor codes for MAISSFSGKNSSSRSSPWRDLESGDKAWNDFPPRDREEIVRHYAPKIRILALRLKSKLPQSVELGELISAGSLGLLDALGKFNPTLGIKFDTYAENRIKGAMLDELRRMDWFSRGLRQKVKNLEDAMRQIEHETGQPATSEQLQDHTGLTEKEVQQGLEALNNQMCVSLDSFQEHLISRKGLADDEPFQSTAFQEIVDKVANLIEELTPREKLVISLYYGEELNMKETAEVMDITEGRVSQLHSQALKKLRKNFRARYESD; via the coding sequence ATGGCAATATCAAGTTTTTCTGGAAAAAACTCCTCTTCCAGGAGCAGTCCGTGGCGTGACCTGGAATCCGGGGACAAGGCCTGGAATGATTTTCCTCCGAGAGATCGGGAGGAAATCGTCAGGCATTATGCACCAAAAATCCGGATTCTCGCGCTTCGACTCAAATCCAAACTGCCGCAAAGCGTCGAGCTCGGCGAGCTCATCAGCGCTGGCAGCTTGGGGCTTCTTGACGCCCTCGGCAAATTCAACCCGACTCTGGGCATCAAGTTCGATACGTATGCGGAAAACCGGATCAAGGGAGCCATGCTCGACGAGCTTCGACGCATGGACTGGTTTTCACGCGGACTGCGCCAAAAGGTGAAGAATCTTGAAGACGCCATGCGCCAGATCGAGCATGAGACCGGCCAGCCCGCCACGAGTGAACAGCTCCAGGACCACACCGGCCTGACGGAAAAAGAGGTTCAGCAGGGGCTGGAAGCCCTGAACAACCAGATGTGCGTCAGTCTGGACTCGTTTCAGGAGCACCTCATCAGCCGAAAGGGACTGGCCGACGACGAGCCTTTCCAGTCCACGGCCTTCCAAGAAATAGTTGACAAAGTCGCCAATCTCATTGAGGAATTGACCCCAAGGGAAAAATTGGTCATATCTTTGTATTATGGCGAGGAACTGAACATGAAGGAAACCGCCGAGGTCATGGATATTACCGAAGGCCGAGTTTCCCAGTTGCACTCGCAGGCATTGAAAAAATTACGGAAAAACTTCAGGGCTCGCTACGAAAGCGACTAA